One stretch of Pomacea canaliculata isolate SZHN2017 linkage group LG11, ASM307304v1, whole genome shotgun sequence DNA includes these proteins:
- the LOC112575136 gene encoding mitochondrial mRNA pseudouridine synthase Trub2-like isoform X2 yields the protein MSRFNWAPAASRLLNGILCVYKPAELPTSRVIEVIKGNLARDLNALPCYKLESKMRKVDPTYDLATPMVIDESSPVLSDDLLEHRLILGQRYLPDDIRIQSLHNMQRHSSGVLLLGVGRGVFQLEHIALSRLLRVYHVRGRFGLATTNFSPKGKITERTSYRHITRSRVDRVCAAIQSTSKIRMLKYAGIDLQSQEAYELSASGLLRPENSQSPPILYSTKCVEFQLPDFTLEITSINEFCDYFKNVIHDIGLQLRSTAVCTGIRRLRYGHFELSHALLRKHWNLESIIDNLHQNKSQMTAEKLCTGLILQEHNQPEEITDGKGSAECQEKNITA from the exons aTGTCTCGATTCAACTGGGCCCCTGCAGCAAGTCGCCTCCTAAATGGAATCCTATGTGTTTACAAACCTGCAGAACTGCCAACATCAAGAGTGATAGAAGTCATCAAAGGGAATCTAGCTAGAG ACTTGAATGCCCTGCCATGTTACAAATTGGAGTCAAAAATGCGGAAAGTAGATCCTACTTATGACTTGGCAACACCTATGGTTATAGATGAGTCATCTCCAGTCTTGTCTGATGATCTTCTTGAACACAGACTAA TTCTTGGGCAACGGTATCTTCCTGATGACATACGAATCCAATCATTGCACAATATGCAGCGGCATTCTTCAGgcgtgttgt TGCTTGGTGTTGGTAGAGGAGTTTTTCAGTTGGAACATATTGCTTTGTCAAGATTATTACGG GTTTATCACGTGAGGGGCAGGTTTGGACTTGCAACTACCAACTTTTCCCCCAAAGGCAAAATCACTGAAAGAACAAGCTACA GACACATCACCCGCTCCAGAGTTGACAGAGTGTGTGCTGCCATCCAGTCTACTTCAAAGATACGAATGCTGAA GTATGCTGGCATTGACCTTCAGAGTCAAGAGGCCTATGAGCTAAGTGCCTCAGGCTTGCTACGCCCTGAAAATAGCCAGTCACCACCCATTCTATACAGCACCAAGTGTGTGGAATTTCAGCTTCCAGATTTTACTTTGG AAATTACCAGCATAAATGAGTTTTGTGATTACTTCAAAAATGTCATTCATGACATAGGGCTTCAGCTTCGGTCTACTGCTGTCTGCACAGGCATACGTCGACTACGGTACGGTCACTTTGAGTTGTCGCATGCTCTTCTTAGAAAACACTGGAACTTGGAGAGCATTATTGACAATTTGCACCAGAACAAGTCTCAGATGACTGCTGAAAAGCTATGTACAGGATTGATTCTCCAGGAGCACAATCAGCCAGAAGAAATAACTGATGGTAAAGGCAGTGCTGAATGCCAAGAGAAGAATATAACAGCATAA
- the LOC112575136 gene encoding mitochondrial mRNA pseudouridine synthase Trub2-like isoform X1 yields MSRFNWAPAASRLLNGILCVYKPAELPTSRVIEVIKGNLARGVWCFKIKVTLMKQYCKSLFFSITDLNALPCYKLESKMRKVDPTYDLATPMVIDESSPVLSDDLLEHRLILGQRYLPDDIRIQSLHNMQRHSSGVLLLGVGRGVFQLEHIALSRLLRVYHVRGRFGLATTNFSPKGKITERTSYRHITRSRVDRVCAAIQSTSKIRMLKYAGIDLQSQEAYELSASGLLRPENSQSPPILYSTKCVEFQLPDFTLEITSINEFCDYFKNVIHDIGLQLRSTAVCTGIRRLRYGHFELSHALLRKHWNLESIIDNLHQNKSQMTAEKLCTGLILQEHNQPEEITDGKGSAECQEKNITA; encoded by the exons aTGTCTCGATTCAACTGGGCCCCTGCAGCAAGTCGCCTCCTAAATGGAATCCTATGTGTTTACAAACCTGCAGAACTGCCAACATCAAGAGTGATAGAAGTCATCAAAGGGAATCTAGCTAGAGGTGTCTGGTGCTTTAAAATCAAAGTAACACTCATGAAACAGTACTGCAAAT ccttatttttttctataacaGACTTGAATGCCCTGCCATGTTACAAATTGGAGTCAAAAATGCGGAAAGTAGATCCTACTTATGACTTGGCAACACCTATGGTTATAGATGAGTCATCTCCAGTCTTGTCTGATGATCTTCTTGAACACAGACTAA TTCTTGGGCAACGGTATCTTCCTGATGACATACGAATCCAATCATTGCACAATATGCAGCGGCATTCTTCAGgcgtgttgt TGCTTGGTGTTGGTAGAGGAGTTTTTCAGTTGGAACATATTGCTTTGTCAAGATTATTACGG GTTTATCACGTGAGGGGCAGGTTTGGACTTGCAACTACCAACTTTTCCCCCAAAGGCAAAATCACTGAAAGAACAAGCTACA GACACATCACCCGCTCCAGAGTTGACAGAGTGTGTGCTGCCATCCAGTCTACTTCAAAGATACGAATGCTGAA GTATGCTGGCATTGACCTTCAGAGTCAAGAGGCCTATGAGCTAAGTGCCTCAGGCTTGCTACGCCCTGAAAATAGCCAGTCACCACCCATTCTATACAGCACCAAGTGTGTGGAATTTCAGCTTCCAGATTTTACTTTGG AAATTACCAGCATAAATGAGTTTTGTGATTACTTCAAAAATGTCATTCATGACATAGGGCTTCAGCTTCGGTCTACTGCTGTCTGCACAGGCATACGTCGACTACGGTACGGTCACTTTGAGTTGTCGCATGCTCTTCTTAGAAAACACTGGAACTTGGAGAGCATTATTGACAATTTGCACCAGAACAAGTCTCAGATGACTGCTGAAAAGCTATGTACAGGATTGATTCTCCAGGAGCACAATCAGCCAGAAGAAATAACTGATGGTAAAGGCAGTGCTGAATGCCAAGAGAAGAATATAACAGCATAA
- the LOC112575142 gene encoding uncharacterized protein LOC112575142, whose protein sequence is MFLKHRSHFLVGGFLVCVLCLLLFTYLPPTYRHRPQRLSSDVESQPGNLESRMLHALADRPGCPECTSASHVREQRNTLSKMLNDLKRQLGQLECDKAKLQNKKDVSSSGGWCKEESDPKESKAHMFDQKMADSLGQFLSGQRVGSFGDGPGKYKEYLLQQGLVASYDAYDGAPFCENVTSGAVKFMDLTLPQFGLPVYDWIVSLEVAEHVPARFEVVLVDNIARHARKGIVLSWAHPGQGGFHHVNNKSPEDVKRLLDEAGFHSQDNDSLSLKKSSTFSWFRENIFVFRRKSDASLIEDDA, encoded by the exons ATGTTCCTGAAACATCGGTCTCACTTCCTTGTGGGAGGGTTCCTGGTGTGCGTTCTCTGCCTCCTCCTCTTCACCTACCTCCCGCCAACCTACCGACACCGGCCTCAGCGTCTATCTTCAGACGTGGAGTCACAGCCGGGTAACCTCGAGTCCAGAATGCTCCATGCCTTAGCAGACCGGCCGGGATGCCCAGAATGCACTTCAGCATCGCATGTGAGGGAACAGCGCAACACCTTATCCAAAATGCTGAACGATTTAAAACGACAGCTGGGACAACTAGAGTGCGACAAGGcgaaactacaaaacaaaaaagat GTGTCCAGCAGCGGTGGATGGTGCAAAGAAGAAAGTGACCCTAAGGAATCTAAAGCTCACATGTTTGACCAGAAAATGGCGGATTCTCTCGGTCAGTTCCTGTCCGGCCAGCGTGTTGGAAGCTTTGGTGACGGTCCAGGAAAATACAAGGAGTATCTCCTCCAACAGGGACTGGTCGCCTCCTACGACGCCTACGACGGGGCCCCCTTCTGCGAAAACGTCACATCCGGGGCTGTCAAGTTTATGGACCTGACGCTTCCTCAGTTCGGACTTCCGGTGTACGACTGGATCGTCAGTCTGGAGGTGGCGGAGCACGTGCCTGCACGCTTCGAGGTCGTGCTGGTCGACAACATCGCGCGCCACGCGCGGAAGGGCATCGTGCTGAGCTGGGCACATCCGGGTCAAGGCGGGTTTCATCACGTGAACAACAAGAGCCCTGAAGATGTTAAACGCCTGCTGGACGAAGCTGGTTTCCATTCACAGGACAACGACAGCTTGTCGTTAAAGAAAAGCTCAACATTCTCTTGGTTTCGAGAAAACATCTTCGTGTTTAGAAGAAAATCGGATGCCAGTCTAATAGAAGACGATGCATAG
- the LOC112575143 gene encoding uncharacterized protein LOC112575143, giving the protein MMLPKNRAQFLVAAAVLLIVAALYLVTFNRCFLGKEVHSLRYPECTETSPVREQRNSLSRIQNELKRQLGQLECNMAKLQKIENEVASSGGWCQDESDPKKTKVHHFDQRLANILGHFLSGQCVASFGDGLGNYKEYLLTQGLVASYDAYDGAPFCENVTSGAVKFMDLTIPQYGLPVYDWVICLEVAEHVPARYERVLVDNIARHARKGIVLSWGHPGQEGFHHVNNKSPEDVKRLLDEVGFTLNDSSSSLLRQNSTHYWFRENTFVFERKPEVILREEDA; this is encoded by the exons ATGATGCTTCCGAAAAATCGTGCTCAGTTTCTTGTTGCGGCAGCTGTACTGCTGATTGTAGCTGCCCTATACCTGGTCACCTTTAATCGCTGTTTCCTTGGAAAGGAGGTTCATTCCTTGCGATACCCAGAATGCACTGAAACATCACCAGTGAGGGAACAACGCAACTCTTTGTCCAGAATACAGAACGAGTTAAAGAGACAGCTGGGACAGTTAGAGTGCAACATGGCGAAActacagaaaatagaaaat GAAGTGGCCAGCAGCGGTGGATGGTGTCAAGACGAGAGTGACCCGAAAAAAACAAAGGTTCACCATTTTGACCAGAGACTGGCAAATATACTCGGTCACTTCCTGTCCGGGCAGTGTGTGGCGAGTTTTGGTGACGGACTCGGAAACTACAAGGAGTACCTCCTCACACAGGGACTGGTCGCCTCCTACGACGCCTACGACGGGGCCCCATTCTGCGAAAACGTCACATCCGGGGCCGTCAAGTTCATGGACCTGACCATCCCACAATATGGACTTCCGGTGTACGACTGGGTGATATGTCTGGAGGTGGCGGAGCACGTGCCTGCACGATACGAACGTGTGTTAGTCGACAACATCGCGCGACACGCGCGGAAGGGCATCGTCCTGAGCTGGGGTCATCCGGGTCAAGAGGGATTTCATCACGTGAACAACAAGAGCCCTGAAGACGTGAAGCGCCTGCTGGATGAGGTTGGATTCACCCTGAATGACAGCAGCAGTTCCTTGCTAAGACAAAACTCTACGCACTATTGGTtcagagaaaacacttttgtGTTTGAAAGAAAACCGGAGGTTATATTAAGAGAGGAGGATGCATAG